CCAAGTATGCTTGGGGTGTTTTTCTGTTTTGAGTATGTGCTCAAACGCTGATAAGATACTGATTACCTGCAGTTTGCAGTCAAAGCTACCTCGTCCATAAAGAAAGCCCTCTTCTATTACTCCATCAAATGGAGGATGGGTCCACTCTTGCTCGTTGGCTCCTACCACATCCAGATGGGCGGTAAGGAGAGCTGGTTCCCGGCTTTTATCCTCACCGGTGAAACAGTAGACCAGGTTATAGGGACCAATAGCCTTATCGGTTATTCTGTGTTTGTTGCACAGGGGGAAAGAGGTTTCGAGAAGTGCAAGCAAACGAGAGAACTCATTCCAGTCGGTCAGGTTGGGATCTGCATGTGAGACAGACCTACACATTACTGCTTCGGCGAGAATGGTTTCCTCTTCAATGCCTGTTTGTGATGCAGTGTGAGTTGCTGTACGTTTGGTATATGTTCGCATAGCGATAGTCCTGAACACCACTACGGCAAGGATCACCAGGAGGAAAATCGGGAAGAAAAGGAAAAGCATATTGAAACTCCACATGAATTCTAGTGTTTTTTACAGTATAGTGGTATATTGTATTTCAACAAGAAATTTCTACCAATAGTAGGAGAGTGGGACGCATGCCGAAAAAGATCGATCATGAAGAGAGAAAGGAGAAAATTCTACAAACTGCACTGAAAGTCTTTGCAAGAGAAGGCTATCGTGATTCCAACCTCTCTCTGATAGCCACAGAGTGTGGCATTTCCCGTCCTACCATCTATCAATATTTCAAGGACAAGGAAGAGATCTACTACTATGCGGTGAAGTTGGTAACAGGAAGAATGTTCAACAAGTATGCTGCCTATGCCTGGTCGACCAATCAGGACTTGGTAAGCAGGATTACCACCATCTGCCTGGATATCATGCAGACAGCAAGTGAGCATGAAGGCGAGTTGACCAGTCTGGTAGATGTCATGTTGCAGATGAAGAAGGAAGGCCGGGATTTCAATGAGATCATCCTCAGGCGAACGGCCAAGCTCACCATCCTCTTCAAACGTCTCCTTCGTATGGGAGTGAAGACGGGCGATATTGTTGATTGTGATGTGAACAAGGTTGCAGATCATCTTCTTATGTTGCTTGAATCATCCTGCTTCCAGGTTGCATTCCTTGATACCTTCGATATGCGGCTTTCCAAGCAGCTGATCAGCACCTATCTGGATTTCTACAGGGCCTAGCCGATACCCGGATTCCTCACTATATTTATGTATGTACAGGAGAAGACCCGCAGGGATGGGTCGGTTGCTTCATACCCAAAGGTGAGGAGTATCCATGAATATAGACAAAATGACAATCAAGCTGCGTCAAGCCATCGGCGATGCCGATATGCTGGCCAACGAACATGGCAACGCAGAAATTACTACAGAACATCTCTTGTTGGCTTTGATCAACCAGAAAGAGGGATTGCTTACCCCGCTCTTTGAGCGTCTGGGGGTTCCCCCTGCCATGGTGAGTGAAAAACTGGGGACACTGGTCAACAAACTTCCCAAGGCATATGGTGGGAATGTACAGCGTTCCTTGTCTGCCCAACTGGGGAATCAACTCTATGCCGCTGACAAGATTGCTTCTGACTTCAAAGATCAGTACCTGAGCGCAGAACATTTCCTGCTTGCTGTCCTGGAGGATGCTTCAGAGGCAAGCAAGGCACTCAAGGCCCTTGGTGTAACCAAGGATGCTCTTATGCAGGCATTGCAGACGATCAGAGGAAACCAGACAATTCAGAGCGAAGATCCAGAGAGTAGATACCAGGCACTGGAGAAGTACTGCAAGGACATGACCACCCTTGCCCGACAGGGAAAACTTGATCCCGTCATCGGACGAGATGAGGAGATTCGACGGGTAATGCAGGTGCTTTCCAGAAGAACCAAGAACAATCCCGTATTGATCGGAGAGCCCGGGGTAGGAAAGACTGCCATTGTAGAAGGGCTTGCCTTGCGTATTGCTTCGGAGGATGTCCCAGAGTCATTGAAGAACAAACAAATTCTGAGTTTGGACCTTGGTGCCTTGGTAGCAGGTGCAAAGTTCAGGGGAGAGTTTGAGGAACGGCTGAAGGCAGTGGTGAAGGAAGTAACGGCCAGTGAAGGCAGGATCATTCTGTTCATCGACGAGCTGCATACCATTGTTGGGGCAGGGGCAAGTGAAGGTTCGACCGATGCTTCAAACCTGATCAAGCCAGCACTTGCCAGGGGAGAGTTGCATGCCATTGGTGCGACTACCCTTGATGAATACCGAAAGTATATTGAACCTGACAAGGCATTGGAACGGCGATTCCAGCCGGTGTTCACCAAGGAGCCTTCGGTGGAGTCGACTATCGCCATTCTCAGGGGGCTGAAAGAACGGTACGAGGTTCATCATGGAGTACGGATCAAAGATGAGGCCCTTGTTGCAGCAGCCAATCTAAGCAATCGGTATATTACCAATCGCTTCCTTCCAGACAAGGCGATCGACTTGGTCGATGAGGCGGCCAGCCAGCTCAAGATGGAAATTGAAAGCCAGCCGGAAGAGTTGGACCAGATAGAGCGAAAGATCCTACAACTCAATATTGAGAAGCAGGCACTTTCCAGAGAGACCGACAAAGCCAGTAAAGAGCGATTGGGTAAACTCGAGCGTGAGTTGAGTGAATTGCAGGGAACGCGTGATGCCATGCATCTGCAGTGGGGCAATGAACGTAATTCCATTGCAAAACTCAGGGAGACAAAGGCAAAGCTTGAGCAGCTGAAAACGGAAGAGCAACGTGCGGAAAGAGAGGGCGATTTAGCCAAGGCTGCCCAGATCAAGCATGGAGAAATCCCTGAGTTGCTCAAACAAATCGAAGGTATGACCGAGCAACTTGCCTCTGTGCAAGTTGAAGGAAAGCAGATGCTCCGCGAGGAAGTCAGTGAGGATGACATTGCACGTATTGTCAGTAACTGGACAGGGGTTCCTGTGGCCAAGATGAAGGAAAGTGAGCTTCATAAGTATCTGAATCTTGAACAGGCTCTCTCAGAGCAAGTTATCGGGCAGAAGCAAGCAATTGAAGCAGTGAGCAATGCAATCCGCCGAAACAAGGCAGGAATTGGGGATGAGAGAAAACCCTTGGGAACCTTCCTGTTTGCCGGTCCTACCGGGGTTGGAAAGACCTTGCTTGCCAAGGTGCTGGCACAGCTCCTCTTTGATGATGAGAAAGCCTTGACCCGTATCGATATGAGCGAGTATATGGAGAAATTCTCTGTCAGTAGATTGATCGGAGCTCCTCCGGGGTATGTAGGGTATGACCAGGGAGGACAACTTACCGAGGTTGTACGCCGGCGTCCCTACTCAGTGATTCTTTTCGATGAGATTGAGAAGGCCCACCCTGATGTTTTCAACGTGTTGTTGCAATTGTTGGATGATGGCAGGTTGACCGATGGTCAGGGACGGGTGGTCGACTTCACCAATACCGTGATCATCATGACCAGCAACCTAGGGAGTCAGCAGTTGCTTGCCGCTGAGACGCATGAGGATGGTGCTCGACTCGTTGGTGAGATAATCCACCAGTCCTTCAAACCGGAGTTCATCAACCGTTTGGATGAGATTATTATTTTCGAACGGCTAGGAGAAGCACAGATCCGGAAGATCGTGGTTTTGCAGCTGGAACAGCTTCGTCAACGATTGGAGAAACGTGGTTTCTTCCTGACATGGGAGGATGATGTGCTCTCATTGCTCTATAAGGAAGGGTATGATCCAGTCTTTGGGGCTCGTCCAATCCGCCGTGCTGTTCAGCGACTTGTGGAGAACCCCTTGTCTGTACAACTGCTCTCTGGTGATTTCGGCCCTGGGTCGAAAATTTTGCTTACCCTAGAGGGGGAAGAGGTGGTTGCCCGGAAGATTGACTAGATTCAACCAGATGTTGGTATGCATCGAGTGTGTCGATGTCGGTGACATACGCCTCATCGGCAACCTCGATTGCTTGGACAGGATAGGCCTGTAGCAGCCCACGCATGGTAAAAGAGCTTTTTTGTGACCTGATAATTGCAAGAAAGCTTGCCTCCAGCAAAACCGGATGACCGAGTCTTCCTTTGTATGAGGGTCTGGAGACAGGAGCGGAAGTCTGTTCAATCAGATAGAGGTAGTGTCTACTCTCGATAAGGGGCATATCGGCAAGTGAGATAAAAAACGGCGAATCATGACCAAGGTAAGAGGCTCCACATATTGTGGAGCTTCCTTGTCCTTTACGGTAATGTTCATTGTGAACAATCTGTAGCTGGGGGCAGGCAAGATGCGCAACGGCCTGTTTTACTTGATCTGCCTTGAATCCTGTGACCACTACAGTTCTGAGCCCTGCCATCAGCGACTGCTGTACTGCATGTGCAACAATGGTGGTACCCTTGTAGGGCAACAGAAGTTTTTTCCCTTTGCTTCGTATCCCGAGGCCTGCGGCCAGAATAAGATTCTGCATGATTCATCCTTGAGAGAGTTTCGTAATCGTATTATACTCCAAGCCATTATGATTGCCACCTACTTTAATGCCTTGATGGTTGTTCTTGGCTCCTTTATTGGATTATTTCTGAAACACCGGCTGAAAGCCTCCTATCAGGAGGTTGTTTTCACCTCCTCAGGACTGATTACCTTGGTCATTGGGTTTTCCATGGCAATGCAGACAGGCTCCTATTTGATCTTGCTCTTCTCTGTAGTCATTGGTGGCTTCATAGGATATGCCCTCAAGATTGAGGACGGTGTGATGTCCTTTGGGTCATGGATGGAAAGGAGGCTCAGCAGAGGTCAGGGTAGCGCAGAGAGCGCACGCAACTTTGCCCTGGGATTCCTTAACGCCTCACTGCTGTTTTGCAGTGGTGCCATGACTGTGGTAGGGGCCATTCAAGCAGGAACTGTCGGAGACTATCAGTTGATTCTGTTAAAGTCCATCATGGATGGATGTATGGCAATCATATTCAGTGCTGCCTATGGTATAGGTGTCATGGCAAGTGCACTCTTCATTCTTCTGTATCAAGGCTTTTTTACGTTGGCAGGGGGGTGGATAGCCCCAATACTTGGGGATGCAGGCATCAATGAGCTGGCATCAGTTGGTGGTGTATTGTTGATGATGATTGGTTTTGGTCTGCTGGATATCAGAAAAACCAAGACTGGGAATTTTCTGCCTGCGATGGTTATTGCACCTTTGCTGACACTCCTTGCCCCAACGTTCAAGAGTCTTTTTTCAGGGTTTGGTTTGTAGGAGTGTGATTCTTGAAGTAGTACAGAATTGATTGGATAACTTCCAGTTGTTGTTGGTCAAGTTCTTCTATCTGGGCTATGATGAGTTTTTTGTATTGGGCGATATTCTCGGCAGCTTCTTCTCTGTCCATCGATTCCCAATTATTTCCATTCTCCAGCCATTCAAGACTTACCCCAGTAAGTTCCGTAATTTTCATTGCGACACGTAATGGGGGACGTCTGTCAGTATGGATCCAGCTTGAGAGGGTGCTGCGTTTGACATCAAGCATGGTGGAAAGTTCCACCACCGTTGGTGAATTAAGAAGAAGAGTGACTCTGTCCCAGAATGTATCCATGCTATGAATATAGCAGGAAAGTTGTCCAAATGACGATATTTAGTCATATCATTGTAAAAATAAATAATACAAATTTATAATTATATATAGAGTAATCAGTAAAAATATGAGAGAAATGATAAAAAATCATCATCCATGTAAGATGGATGATGATTCATCGTCACTTGGTGAATATTAGGTCCGTTTAACTGCATCCTGGAGAGCTGTATCTTCGCTGAGATCCTTCTCTACAGGACATGCATCAATATTCCATATCTCTTTTGCATATTGGGCAATGGTTCTATCACTAGAGAACTTGCCGCTTGATGCAATGTTCAACACTGCCATTCTATTCCAGGCATCCCTGTCTCCCTTATAGAGTTCCCTTGCCTTACGGTGTGCATCGCTGTACATCCTGAGGTCTGCAAAATGGTAGTATCTATCACCTTCCTCAAACAAGCTCCTGCGTAGTGGTTCAAAGATATTTGGTTCATTGATGTTGAAGTAGCCGCTGAAGAGCAAGTCAATTGCATCCTTCACCTCTTTGTCATTCATCACCAATGTGAATGGATCGTATGAGAGGCTCAATTTCTGGATTTCCTCTTCTGTGTTGCCGAAGATGAACATGTTCTCTTCACCAACTTCCTGGGCGATCTCAATGTTTGCACCATCCATGGTCCCTATGGTCAGGGCACCATTGCACATGAACTTCATGTTTCCTGTTCCTGAGGCTTCCGTTCCAGCTGTTGATATCTGCTCAGAAAGGTTTGTGGCTGGAATAATGGCCTCTGCCATCGAGACCCGGTAGTTTGGCATGAAATGTATGGCAAGGCGGTCATTTGTTGCCGGATCTGCATTGATCACCTTTGCTATATTGTTTATCAGCTTAATGATCAGTTTCGCATTGACATATCCCGGGGCTGCTTTTCCTCCAAAGAGGAAGGATGTGGGTTCCATGTCTTTCGTGGCAGCTCCACCCGTCTTCAGGTCATTGTACATGAGCAGTATGTTCAAGGCATTGAGTAACTGTCGCTTGTACTCATGGATTCTTTTTACCTGGACATCAAAGAACGTGTTTGGATTGATGACCATGTTGCTGTCCTTCTGCAGGAAGGCAGCTGCATGAATCTTGTTCTCCTGCTTGATTGCTGCAAAATCAGCGAGGAAGTTCTTGTCCTCAGCGAACGGTTTGAGTTTTTCAATCTGGTTGTAGTCCGTGATCCAGCCATCACCTATGGCACTGTTTATCAGTGCTGCAAGTTTGGGGTTTGAAGCAAGTAACCATCGGCGCTGGGTAATGCCGTTCGTCTTGTTGTTGAAACGGTCCTTGAAGATAAGATTGAACTGCGGGAACATGGACTTCTTCAACAACTGTGAGTGTAATTCCGCAACCCCATTGGTGCTGTGACTTCCAATGATGGCCAGATGTGCCATACGAACCTGTTTAGGGTTTGTCTCTTCAATTATGCTTATCTTACTGAGCATTTGTGGCTGAAGAGGGAAGTAGGAGACTGCCTGTTGCAGGAATCGGTGATTGATCTCGAAGATGATCTGCATATGACGGGGAAGTATCTTCTGCAACATGGGCAGTGACCATTTCTCAAGTGCTTCCGGCATTAAGGTATGGTTGGTGTACCCCATGGTCTTCACGGTAATCTCCCATGCTTTATCCCAGTCGAGGTTTTCTTCATCAATAAGGAGACGCATCAATTCAGGCACTGCAAGGGATGGGTGTGTGTCATTAAGTTGGATTGCTGCATAGTCTGGGAGTACTCCCCAGTTGCTCTCTTTCCGTTTAAAACAGTTGATGATGTCAGCTAGGGAACAGGCTACAAAGAAGTACTGTTGTTTGAGTCTCAGCTCCTTACCCATGTAAAGAGTGTCATTTGGGTAGAGTACTTGGCTTAGGTTCTCTGCGCTGATTTTTGAACGGACAGCCTCAGTGTAATCACCGTCATTGAATTCATGGAAATTGAACTCTTCCGGGCTTTTGGCAGACCAGAGGCGAAGTGTGTTCACCGTCTTGCATCCATAACCGATGATTGGTGTATCGTAGGCAACGCCGTTGACCACTTCTGAGCCACTCCACTTGAAACGATCACGTCCATGTTCCCTGATTACCTGGACTTCTCCACCGAATTGGACGGGGTACACTACATCTGGTCTGTGGATTTCCCAAGGATTGCCATCACGCAACCAGTTATCCGGTTGTTCTGCTTGCCATCCATTCTTGATTTGTTGGCGGAAAATCCCATAATTATAACGAATTCCATATCCGT
This sequence is a window from uncultured Sphaerochaeta sp.. Protein-coding genes within it:
- a CDS encoding helix-turn-helix transcriptional regulator, which codes for MDTFWDRVTLLLNSPTVVELSTMLDVKRSTLSSWIHTDRRPPLRVAMKITELTGVSLEWLENGNNWESMDREEAAENIAQYKKLIIAQIEELDQQQLEVIQSILYYFKNHTPTNQTLKKDS
- the clpB gene encoding ATP-dependent chaperone ClpB, which translates into the protein MNIDKMTIKLRQAIGDADMLANEHGNAEITTEHLLLALINQKEGLLTPLFERLGVPPAMVSEKLGTLVNKLPKAYGGNVQRSLSAQLGNQLYAADKIASDFKDQYLSAEHFLLAVLEDASEASKALKALGVTKDALMQALQTIRGNQTIQSEDPESRYQALEKYCKDMTTLARQGKLDPVIGRDEEIRRVMQVLSRRTKNNPVLIGEPGVGKTAIVEGLALRIASEDVPESLKNKQILSLDLGALVAGAKFRGEFEERLKAVVKEVTASEGRIILFIDELHTIVGAGASEGSTDASNLIKPALARGELHAIGATTLDEYRKYIEPDKALERRFQPVFTKEPSVESTIAILRGLKERYEVHHGVRIKDEALVAAANLSNRYITNRFLPDKAIDLVDEAASQLKMEIESQPEELDQIERKILQLNIEKQALSRETDKASKERLGKLERELSELQGTRDAMHLQWGNERNSIAKLRETKAKLEQLKTEEQRAEREGDLAKAAQIKHGEIPELLKQIEGMTEQLASVQVEGKQMLREEVSEDDIARIVSNWTGVPVAKMKESELHKYLNLEQALSEQVIGQKQAIEAVSNAIRRNKAGIGDERKPLGTFLFAGPTGVGKTLLAKVLAQLLFDDEKALTRIDMSEYMEKFSVSRLIGAPPGYVGYDQGGQLTEVVRRRPYSVILFDEIEKAHPDVFNVLLQLLDDGRLTDGQGRVVDFTNTVIIMTSNLGSQQLLAAETHEDGARLVGEIIHQSFKPEFINRLDEIIIFERLGEAQIRKIVVLQLEQLRQRLEKRGFFLTWEDDVLSLLYKEGYDPVFGARPIRRAVQRLVENPLSVQLLSGDFGPGSKILLTLEGEEVVARKID
- a CDS encoding DUF554 domain-containing protein; translated protein: MIATYFNALMVVLGSFIGLFLKHRLKASYQEVVFTSSGLITLVIGFSMAMQTGSYLILLFSVVIGGFIGYALKIEDGVMSFGSWMERRLSRGQGSAESARNFALGFLNASLLFCSGAMTVVGAIQAGTVGDYQLILLKSIMDGCMAIIFSAAYGIGVMASALFILLYQGFFTLAGGWIAPILGDAGINELASVGGVLLMMIGFGLLDIRKTKTGNFLPAMVIAPLLTLLAPTFKSLFSGFGL
- a CDS encoding glycogen/starch/alpha-glucan phosphorylase, whose amino-acid sequence is MQDQQKTKYGHRAKDIAQDFAEHLKYSQDADIYHTTKEGRYTALALSVRDRIIHQWNQSRKTQRANGAKRVYYLSLEFLMGRAMTNNIINLGIENEVMEALSSLGYTYEELCEVEPDAGLGNGGLGRLAACFLDSLATLEIPAYGYGIRYNYGIFRQQIKNGWQAEQPDNWLRDGNPWEIHRPDVVYPVQFGGEVQVIREHGRDRFKWSGSEVVNGVAYDTPIIGYGCKTVNTLRLWSAKSPEEFNFHEFNDGDYTEAVRSKISAENLSQVLYPNDTLYMGKELRLKQQYFFVACSLADIINCFKRKESNWGVLPDYAAIQLNDTHPSLAVPELMRLLIDEENLDWDKAWEITVKTMGYTNHTLMPEALEKWSLPMLQKILPRHMQIIFEINHRFLQQAVSYFPLQPQMLSKISIIEETNPKQVRMAHLAIIGSHSTNGVAELHSQLLKKSMFPQFNLIFKDRFNNKTNGITQRRWLLASNPKLAALINSAIGDGWITDYNQIEKLKPFAEDKNFLADFAAIKQENKIHAAAFLQKDSNMVINPNTFFDVQVKRIHEYKRQLLNALNILLMYNDLKTGGAATKDMEPTSFLFGGKAAPGYVNAKLIIKLINNIAKVINADPATNDRLAIHFMPNYRVSMAEAIIPATNLSEQISTAGTEASGTGNMKFMCNGALTIGTMDGANIEIAQEVGEENMFIFGNTEEEIQKLSLSYDPFTLVMNDKEVKDAIDLLFSGYFNINEPNIFEPLRRSLFEEGDRYYHFADLRMYSDAHRKARELYKGDRDAWNRMAVLNIASSGKFSSDRTIAQYAKEIWNIDACPVEKDLSEDTALQDAVKRT
- a CDS encoding nucleotidyltransferase family protein, whose product is MQNLILAAGLGIRSKGKKLLLPYKGTTIVAHAVQQSLMAGLRTVVVTGFKADQVKQAVAHLACPQLQIVHNEHYRKGQGSSTICGASYLGHDSPFFISLADMPLIESRHYLYLIEQTSAPVSRPSYKGRLGHPVLLEASFLAIIRSQKSSFTMRGLLQAYPVQAIEVADEAYVTDIDTLDAYQHLVESSQSSGQPPLPPLG
- a CDS encoding TetR/AcrR family transcriptional regulator, which encodes MPKKIDHEERKEKILQTALKVFAREGYRDSNLSLIATECGISRPTIYQYFKDKEEIYYYAVKLVTGRMFNKYAAYAWSTNQDLVSRITTICLDIMQTASEHEGELTSLVDVMLQMKKEGRDFNEIILRRTAKLTILFKRLLRMGVKTGDIVDCDVNKVADHLLMLLESSCFQVAFLDTFDMRLSKQLISTYLDFYRA